A part of Bacteroidia bacterium genomic DNA contains:
- a CDS encoding transcriptional regulator, with protein MKYKNISTQSNRLLSYFNNQNMACFDYSLAYKALPNSQPGTVRELLSDMTRRGLLMRLKEGIYYIIPYEADAKTFMPDWHLIAGYLVNEAPYYIGYYSALQIHNLITQPSLKEQIVVSKQIRPSEIRVKEVPFQFIYHNEKHFFGAKKIWIDSFNKVICSDLEKTIIDCLFKPDYAGGIVEIAKAIFASKEKIKYDLLLEYARIFNSQAVIKRLGFLLETFEINTNIIDDLQKLKTASYIVLDTELPRSGRRISRWSIQQNLETETIKSAIYT; from the coding sequence ATGAAGTATAAAAATATTTCAACGCAATCAAATAGACTTTTATCCTATTTCAATAATCAAAACATGGCTTGCTTTGATTACTCTTTAGCTTACAAAGCGTTACCGAATTCTCAACCAGGAACTGTGCGGGAGTTACTTAGTGATATGACAAGACGGGGTCTGCTTATGCGGTTGAAAGAAGGAATATACTATATCATCCCCTATGAAGCAGACGCAAAAACATTTATGCCCGACTGGCATCTGATAGCTGGATATCTTGTGAATGAGGCACCATATTATATTGGCTATTATTCCGCATTGCAAATCCATAATTTGATTACACAACCCTCTTTGAAAGAACAAATTGTTGTTTCAAAACAAATCCGTCCTTCGGAAATCAGGGTTAAAGAAGTTCCATTTCAATTTATCTACCACAATGAGAAACATTTTTTTGGGGCAAAGAAAATTTGGATTGATAGCTTCAACAAAGTGATATGTTCTGATCTAGAAAAAACGATTATTGATTGTTTGTTTAAGCCCGACTATGCAGGTGGAATTGTGGAGATAGCAAAAGCGATATTCGCTTCAAAAGAAAAAATAAAGTACGACCTACTGTTAGAATATGCCAGAATATTCAATTCTCAGGCAGTTATAAAACGATTAGGATTTCTATTGGAGACTTTTGAAATCAATACAAATATCATTGACGATTTACAAAAGTTGAAAACGGCTTCCTATATCGTCCTTGATACTGAATTACCCAGGTCAGGTAGAAGAATCAGTCGTTGGAGCATTCAACAAAATTTGGAAACAGAAACGATTAAATCAGCAATTTACACATGA
- a CDS encoding sigma-70 family RNA polymerase sigma factor, which translates to MRITDEEIIQAILTGGAKRERVINYLYDKAFIDMTHKIQTKLHLTEDEVRDAYSDATVKLVEQIIKGNFRGESKISTYFYRILYNKSVDKLRARPSHATGIKTLPVEDFTHQPDPAKNILDMLEVDESRRSIRGFLQQIGATCQQILLDFYNGFSMEEIAGRTGLKNAESVTSQKYKCFKKLKEIMEEAGVNT; encoded by the coding sequence ATGAGAATCACAGACGAGGAGATCATCCAGGCGATACTGACCGGAGGTGCCAAACGGGAAAGGGTCATCAATTATCTTTATGATAAGGCATTTATTGATATGACCCACAAGATTCAGACAAAACTTCATCTGACAGAAGACGAAGTGAGAGACGCCTATTCTGACGCTACGGTAAAACTGGTGGAGCAGATTATCAAAGGCAATTTTCGGGGGGAAAGTAAAATTTCCACCTACTTCTACCGAATCCTTTACAACAAATCGGTGGACAAGCTCCGGGCACGTCCTTCCCATGCTACAGGCATCAAAACGCTGCCTGTGGAGGACTTTACCCATCAGCCCGACCCGGCAAAAAACATTCTGGACATGCTCGAAGTTGATGAAAGCAGGCGCTCTATACGCGGGTTTCTTCAACAGATCGGGGCAACCTGCCAGCAGATCCTGCTCGACTTTTACAATGGATTCAGCATGGAGGAAATCGCAGGGCGCACCGGGCTGAAAAATGCAGAAAGCGTAACCAGCCAGAAATATAAATGCTTTAAGAAACTAAAGGAGATTATGGAAGAAGCCGGGGTAAATACCTGA
- a CDS encoding helix-turn-helix domain-containing protein, translating to MNIKLIKTEADYENALARLEEIFDTPKGSPEGDELEILGMLIEKYEDEHYPIGTVDPIEAIKFRMEQMGMKQKDLAEIIGYKSRVSEILSKKRKLTLEMIRKLHSSLKIPTEILVQDY from the coding sequence ATGAATATTAAACTCATAAAAACAGAAGCAGACTATGAAAATGCCCTGGCTCGTCTGGAAGAAATATTTGATACACCCAAAGGCTCACCGGAGGGTGATGAATTAGAAATTTTGGGAATGCTGATTGAGAAATATGAAGATGAGCATTATCCTATTGGTACTGTTGATCCTATTGAAGCCATTAAATTCAGGATGGAGCAAATGGGAATGAAGCAGAAGGATCTTGCTGAGATTATTGGCTATAAAAGCAGGGTAAGCGAAATCCTCAGTAAGAAACGAAAACTGACACTTGAAATGATCCGAAAACTGCATTCCAGCCTGAAAATTCCTACTGAAATTCTGGTACAGGACTACTAA
- a CDS encoding type II toxin-antitoxin system HigB family toxin: MRVIAKKALRNFWIKHADSQAQLEAWFNEALKADWKTPNDIKREYPSASFIQGNRVIFNIKGNHYRLIVKISYDYGMVWIRFVGTHKEYDGIDPTTI; encoded by the coding sequence ATGCGAGTCATTGCAAAAAAGGCATTACGAAATTTCTGGATAAAACATGCTGATTCACAGGCGCAATTAGAGGCCTGGTTTAATGAAGCATTGAAAGCGGATTGGAAAACACCCAATGATATAAAGCGGGAATACCCATCAGCGAGTTTTATTCAAGGTAATAGAGTGATATTTAATATTAAGGGGAACCACTACAGGTTAATTGTAAAGATAAGTTATGATTATGGAATGGTTTGGATTCGTTTTGTTGGTACCCACAAAGAATATGATGGAATTGACCCCACAACAATTTAA
- a CDS encoding T9SS type A sorting domain-containing protein — protein sequence MKARFILFFSLTTLSFNSLFATHFMGVQMTYECIGTCTYRFHHKAYYDCSGGATTLPPGQTEQPVFSFVTVPSGCGLNPQIIGSWVFVQNTEVTPICPQLLSSTSCNGGGILNGVTEGYYYVDYNLCNGGGAGCNSVKVSYSICCRNGAITSGSANEGFYQEMLIDLSSSVCNQSPVFNQPPISYICTGEPIILDQGAVDPDGDSLVYSLGPCYDGPGVIVPYNPGYDYLQPMGTGWNVHLDSLTGFLSLTPNPSGGLEVGVICINLDEYRNGQFMGRLTRDVQVTVLDCQNSSPVTLSGIQNLAGGILDSPDKIRACAGTNLNFDIVASDVNPMDSLTFLSNISGLLPNVGVNIVGNNPATFQVSWMPGIQDIGKIYAVSFSVSDNECLISSTDAKTIFIEVANTCIAYQTFPSNCNDSTGGIDITLFNVVPPVQYLWSNGDTTEDLSGIPTGIYWVYATDSTGTVFTDTFWVDAKDISILSTLIQPDCDSITGSVITNISGGTPPYTFTWSNGDTTSSLVNIPAGGYTLYIFDSGNCVKHETFILEEPDSCFVSVSGKAYLDLNGNCVFDSTDYPLVNAFIDFNPGGGVFTDSSGNYSFICNTGTVSVSYTNTAHPPALCSPGNTQTLILNSTDDDTTGIDFPIDTVIIQDLKINGFVGGNLVPGNPHYYLIHYSNTGTIPMDGTVSLFLDSAVTYVSSSPAGSYDPSTSTVTWSFSDLSPGQNKTILVQGFLPAVVPVISSITTSVAIYPIAGDFTPGNNTKTWSQPTFAPYDPNDKQVFPAGIGTEGFIQVTDSVLEYTIRFQNTGTFSANYVIIKDLIDDNLDISTFSPGVFSHPYSVTAELDKQLVFTFANINLPDSASDPEGSKGFIQFSLKQRPNLPIGTRIKNSAAIIFDFNEPVITNEVVNTIFNYPEVEIIEPADSLCPEDLLTAQLLIPAMPPYEYEWKPTGSISNSFDVEDMDEVNQSGWYYLTVTDSFGFSDTDSVYVPVKFNPVSDFSFEAQELEVNFTNLSQYGKTWLWDFGDGNEASEIHPDHRFSKSGTYQIQLVTTNECQSDTIIREIDVYSGNRGDNFIQSVRIAPNPFSESLVISFYNPDLFPVELNMIDARGRLVVHYEPEQTESFTINNSGFAAGIYFIELIGTERFLGKVMVR from the coding sequence ATGAAAGCACGATTTATCCTTTTCTTCAGCCTGACGACTCTTTCTTTCAATTCCCTGTTTGCCACTCACTTTATGGGTGTTCAGATGACGTATGAGTGTATTGGAACCTGTACCTATCGCTTCCACCACAAAGCCTATTATGACTGTAGCGGGGGAGCAACTACTCTTCCTCCAGGCCAGACGGAACAACCTGTCTTCAGTTTTGTCACCGTGCCGTCGGGTTGTGGTCTTAATCCTCAGATCATCGGATCCTGGGTATTTGTTCAGAATACCGAAGTAACGCCTATTTGTCCGCAGCTTTTGAGTAGTACTAGTTGTAATGGCGGAGGCATATTAAACGGCGTTACAGAGGGGTACTACTATGTAGATTACAATCTTTGCAATGGGGGAGGGGCAGGTTGTAATAGCGTGAAAGTTTCCTATTCGATCTGCTGCAGAAACGGGGCGATAACTTCGGGTTCCGCCAATGAGGGGTTTTATCAGGAAATGCTAATCGACTTATCCTCATCAGTATGTAATCAATCTCCGGTGTTTAATCAGCCTCCCATTTCCTATATATGCACTGGTGAGCCTATTATTCTCGATCAGGGAGCCGTGGATCCGGATGGTGATAGCCTGGTATATTCTTTAGGACCCTGCTATGATGGGCCCGGGGTAATTGTACCATATAACCCGGGTTACGATTACCTTCAGCCTATGGGCACTGGATGGAATGTCCATCTGGATTCGTTAACAGGTTTTTTAAGTCTGACTCCCAATCCTTCCGGCGGACTCGAGGTAGGCGTAATCTGTATTAATCTGGATGAGTACAGAAACGGACAGTTTATGGGAAGATTAACCCGGGATGTTCAGGTGACGGTTCTGGATTGCCAAAATTCAAGCCCGGTAACACTCTCGGGAATTCAGAATCTTGCTGGAGGTATTCTTGACTCTCCTGATAAAATCAGGGCATGTGCAGGAACAAATTTAAATTTTGACATTGTTGCTTCTGATGTGAATCCCATGGATAGTCTTACTTTTCTTAGTAATATATCAGGGCTTCTTCCGAATGTCGGGGTCAATATTGTGGGAAACAATCCTGCCACTTTTCAGGTTAGCTGGATGCCTGGAATACAGGATATCGGGAAAATATACGCCGTGTCCTTTTCTGTAAGTGATAATGAGTGTTTGATCAGTTCCACAGATGCAAAAACGATTTTTATTGAGGTTGCAAACACTTGTATTGCTTACCAGACTTTTCCCAGCAATTGTAATGACAGCACCGGAGGAATCGATATCACCCTATTCAACGTGGTTCCACCTGTCCAGTACTTATGGAGCAATGGAGATACAACCGAAGACCTTTCGGGTATTCCCACTGGCATTTACTGGGTTTATGCAACAGATTCCACAGGTACAGTTTTTACAGACACATTTTGGGTAGATGCCAAAGATATATCTATTTTATCAACACTGATTCAGCCGGATTGTGATTCAATTACAGGATCTGTTATTACCAATATCAGCGGTGGAACCCCGCCTTATACATTTACCTGGAGTAATGGCGATACTACTTCTTCTTTGGTCAATATCCCTGCCGGAGGATATACGTTGTATATCTTTGATTCGGGGAATTGTGTGAAACACGAGACTTTTATCCTGGAAGAACCTGATTCCTGTTTTGTCTCGGTATCTGGGAAAGCCTATCTTGATCTCAATGGCAACTGTGTTTTCGATTCCACTGATTATCCTCTGGTAAATGCCTTCATTGATTTTAATCCGGGAGGAGGCGTGTTTACGGATTCGAGTGGCAACTATTCATTTATTTGTAACACCGGGACGGTATCTGTTTCTTATACAAATACTGCTCACCCTCCGGCACTCTGCAGTCCGGGAAATACTCAGACACTAATCCTCAATAGTACGGATGATGACACGACAGGTATTGACTTCCCTATTGATACCGTAATCATTCAGGATCTGAAGATAAATGGTTTTGTTGGGGGAAATCTCGTCCCTGGAAACCCACATTATTACCTTATCCATTATTCCAATACGGGAACTATCCCCATGGATGGGACTGTATCATTATTTCTGGATAGTGCAGTGACTTATGTTTCCAGTTCGCCAGCAGGAAGTTATGACCCCTCAACCTCTACGGTTACCTGGTCTTTTTCAGACTTAAGTCCCGGACAGAACAAGACTATTCTTGTACAGGGATTTTTGCCTGCAGTAGTGCCTGTTATTTCGTCCATTACCACGTCTGTAGCTATTTATCCCATTGCCGGAGATTTTACCCCGGGAAATAATACGAAAACCTGGTCCCAACCAACCTTTGCTCCGTACGACCCTAATGACAAACAGGTTTTTCCTGCGGGAATAGGTACTGAAGGGTTTATTCAGGTAACAGACAGTGTGTTGGAATACACCATTCGCTTTCAGAATACAGGTACATTTTCAGCCAATTATGTGATCATCAAAGATCTGATTGATGATAACCTTGATATTTCTACTTTTAGCCCAGGGGTTTTCAGCCATCCCTATTCCGTAACTGCTGAGCTGGATAAACAGCTTGTATTCACCTTTGCGAATATCAATCTGCCAGATTCTGCTTCTGACCCGGAAGGCAGTAAGGGTTTTATTCAGTTTTCACTCAAACAACGACCGAATCTACCTATTGGCACAAGAATCAAGAACAGTGCTGCCATCATCTTTGACTTTAACGAACCAGTTATCACAAATGAAGTAGTGAATACTATTTTTAATTATCCGGAAGTTGAAATCATTGAACCGGCAGACTCTCTCTGTCCCGAAGATCTGCTCACTGCTCAGTTGCTCATTCCGGCAATGCCTCCTTATGAATACGAATGGAAGCCAACAGGGAGCATATCCAATTCTTTTGATGTAGAGGATATGGACGAGGTTAACCAATCCGGATGGTATTATCTAACCGTTACTGATTCATTCGGATTTAGCGATACAGATTCTGTATATGTCCCGGTTAAATTTAATCCGGTATCGGATTTTTCATTTGAAGCACAAGAACTGGAAGTGAATTTCACAAACCTTTCACAGTATGGAAAAACATGGCTTTGGGACTTTGGAGACGGCAATGAAGCGTCCGAAATCCATCCGGATCATCGGTTCTCTAAAAGCGGAACATATCAGATTCAGCTAGTTACCACGAATGAATGCCAAAGTGATACGATTATCAGGGAGATTGATGTTTATTCTGGAAACAGAGGGGATAATTTTATTCAGTCAGTTCGGATAGCACCTAACCCATTTTCCGAATCGCTGGTGATTTCTTTTTATAATCCTGACTTGTTTCCGGTGGAATTAAATATGATTGATGCCAGGGGACGATTGGTTGTTCATTATGAGCCTGAGCAAACAGAAAGTTTTACCATAAATAATTCAGGATTTGCCGCGGGAATATATTTTATTGAATTAATCGGTACTGAGCGATTTTTGGGAAAAGTGATGGTGCGATAG
- a CDS encoding glyoxalase/bleomycin resistance/extradiol dioxygenase family protein, whose amino-acid sequence MKLNLLVIRTSDPKKLKKQYELLGFTFSYHQHGKGSFHYSAENDGLVFEIYPLTKSMEKADNSVRLGFEIKNLDLKIQELENSNWKIESGMSDTEWGQIAVVQDLDGRKIELKNK is encoded by the coding sequence ATGAAATTGAACCTATTGGTAATCAGGACAAGTGATCCTAAAAAACTCAAAAAGCAGTATGAGCTTCTGGGATTCACATTCAGCTACCATCAACATGGGAAAGGATCATTTCATTATAGTGCAGAAAATGATGGATTGGTTTTTGAAATCTATCCGTTGACAAAATCCATGGAAAAGGCTGACAATTCTGTAAGGCTTGGATTCGAAATCAAAAACTTAGATCTGAAAATACAAGAATTAGAAAACTCAAACTGGAAAATTGAATCAGGCATGTCGGATACGGAGTGGGGACAGATTGCTGTAGTTCAGGATTTAGACGGAAGGAAAATAGAATTAAAAAATAAGTAA
- a CDS encoding sigma-70 family RNA polymerase sigma factor, protein MFGKKDSATDQEIMAGIRAGGVTRQRYENLFFLRYKEFVRKRPRKYRISDEEALDAYTEAFLAVIDHITTQRFRGEASLKTYLSRIFRNKCVDQHRKNTTVKPDWVDEFPELPDKSRDFLKKLMGEERLEQVSQFMERLGQRCKELLMLSAWGYSPVEIAEKMDFSTPHSASSQRHKCLAKLKEMMAGVEEYEE, encoded by the coding sequence ATGTTTGGGAAAAAAGACTCAGCTACTGATCAGGAAATCATGGCGGGCATTCGCGCCGGAGGGGTAACGCGTCAGCGGTATGAGAACCTTTTTTTTCTACGCTACAAAGAATTTGTGCGCAAACGTCCGCGCAAGTATCGCATTTCCGATGAAGAAGCCCTTGATGCCTATACGGAGGCTTTTTTGGCCGTGATCGACCACATCACTACCCAGCGGTTTCGTGGAGAAGCCAGCTTAAAAACCTATCTTTCCCGAATCTTTCGCAACAAATGTGTTGATCAACACCGAAAAAATACGACTGTAAAACCAGACTGGGTGGATGAGTTTCCCGAACTTCCCGACAAGTCGCGCGACTTCCTGAAAAAACTTATGGGGGAAGAGCGGCTGGAGCAGGTAAGTCAGTTTATGGAGCGGCTGGGTCAGCGGTGTAAAGAACTGCTGATGTTGTCGGCGTGGGGCTACAGTCCGGTGGAGATTGCGGAGAAAATGGATTTTAGTACGCCACACAGTGCGTCAAGCCAGCGGCACAAATGCCTGGCTAAGTTGAAGGAGATGATGGCAGGAGTGGAGGAATATGAAGAATAA
- the pelA gene encoding pectate lyase — protein MKSLFLTSLIAFLSFFSLQAQEDGSGDSYLNKSWREVATAMPPEWYGSDEAKRVAENVLLTQKEVGGWEKNKPYHHIFSEEEKADFVKNMAQTGATFDNGATTTELRFLVKVYTNINDERYKQAFERGLNYIFAAQYANGGWPQFFPFREGVSVDYSAYITYNDNAMVDVMQLLKEIYSDEEAYAAFQLDSEVKEKAQKAFEKGIECILKTQIIANGKQTVWCAQHDPVSLAPAKARSYELESFSGGESVGIVDLLMDIDHPSDDVVAAINGAIKWFEAHKIEGIKLEKVTDKKGKENLVVVEDKAATPVWARFYDLETGKPFFCDRDGIKKSSLAEIGYERRNGYAWYTEKPAALLKKYPDWEKKRNEE, from the coding sequence ATGAAATCTCTTTTCCTTACCTCCCTGATTGCTTTTCTCTCATTTTTTTCTCTCCAGGCCCAGGAGGACGGCTCCGGAGATTCCTACCTCAACAAGTCCTGGCGCGAGGTGGCTACCGCAATGCCTCCCGAATGGTATGGATCCGACGAGGCGAAGCGGGTGGCAGAAAACGTATTGCTTACCCAAAAGGAGGTGGGCGGATGGGAAAAAAACAAACCGTACCACCATATTTTTTCTGAAGAGGAAAAGGCAGATTTTGTGAAAAATATGGCCCAAACTGGCGCGACGTTCGACAATGGCGCAACGACAACCGAGCTGCGGTTTCTGGTAAAAGTTTATACAAATATCAATGACGAACGATATAAACAGGCTTTTGAGAGAGGGCTGAATTATATTTTTGCCGCACAATATGCCAATGGTGGCTGGCCGCAGTTTTTCCCTTTCCGCGAAGGGGTAAGTGTCGATTATTCTGCATACATCACCTATAATGACAATGCCATGGTGGATGTCATGCAACTGCTGAAAGAAATATATTCCGACGAAGAGGCGTATGCGGCTTTTCAACTGGATAGTGAAGTAAAAGAAAAAGCTCAAAAGGCATTTGAAAAAGGGATAGAATGTATCCTCAAAACTCAAATCATAGCCAATGGGAAGCAGACCGTTTGGTGTGCTCAGCATGACCCTGTTTCGCTCGCTCCTGCAAAAGCCCGGAGCTACGAACTCGAATCTTTTAGCGGTGGCGAATCTGTGGGGATTGTAGATTTGCTGATGGACATAGATCATCCTTCCGATGATGTGGTAGCGGCTATAAACGGTGCAATCAAGTGGTTTGAAGCCCACAAAATTGAAGGTATAAAGCTGGAAAAGGTGACAGACAAAAAAGGAAAGGAGAATCTGGTTGTTGTCGAAGATAAAGCGGCGACACCTGTATGGGCACGGTTTTACGATCTGGAAACGGGGAAACCCTTTTTCTGCGACCGCGACGGGATCAAAAAAAGCTCGCTGGCGGAAATCGGCTACGAACGCCGCAATGGTTACGCCTGGTACACAGAAAAGCCCGCAGCCCTTCTGAAAAAATACCCGGACTGGGAAAAAAAGCGAAATGAGGAATAA
- a CDS encoding macro domain-containing protein: MFNLILTDPKEELCVKWEQAFAQFPEVKIVNGYFEEIEKFDCMVSAANSFGLMDGGVDLAIIRFFGPELEKRVQRVIIEEYFGEQPVGTSFVIPVNNPQNQFVAHTPTMRVPMPINGTDNVYLAMKAMLEAVNRYNKENASSPIQSVVCPGLGTATGRMPFIEAARQMSLAYKNFINPIDELNWQVAQSRHFEITYGGKMGYNFGRENN, encoded by the coding sequence ATGTTTAATTTAATATTGACAGATCCGAAAGAAGAACTTTGTGTAAAATGGGAACAGGCATTTGCTCAATTCCCTGAAGTCAAAATTGTGAATGGCTACTTTGAGGAAATTGAAAAATTTGATTGTATGGTAAGTGCAGCAAATTCCTTTGGTTTAATGGATGGGGGAGTAGATTTAGCAATTATCAGATTCTTCGGCCCGGAATTAGAAAAAAGGGTTCAACGAGTAATTATTGAAGAGTATTTTGGAGAACAGCCAGTTGGAACCAGTTTCGTAATCCCGGTAAACAATCCTCAGAACCAATTTGTTGCCCATACACCCACCATGCGGGTACCTATGCCTATTAATGGTACAGATAATGTTTATTTAGCTATGAAAGCTATGCTGGAAGCCGTAAATAGATATAACAAAGAAAATGCTTCAAGCCCGATACAAAGTGTAGTTTGTCCGGGTTTAGGAACCGCTACAGGTCGGATGCCATTTATAGAAGCAGCCCGCCAAATGTCCCTTGCATATAAAAATTTTATTAACCCGATTGATGAATTAAACTGGCAAGTCGCCCAAAGCCGTCATTTTGAAATAACATATGGAGGCAAGATGGGGTATAATTTTGGGAGAGAGAACAATTGA
- a CDS encoding nucleotidyl transferase AbiEii/AbiGii toxin family protein — protein MIKPGEIQQKAREAGVRDQQIEKDYILSWLLFGISKHKQLSKEIVFKGGTVLKKVYFKDYRFSEDLDFTLLKNEIHNGQIFEWFNEMFEFQKEEANLTFEIIDNNEHEDGGINFYISYVGPLGGQGNHKRAKVDISRSEVMVFAPVKKSVFIDYTDLEDHELLCYPLEEILVEKMRSVMQRMQARDFYDIWYLLEEHGMEVDFYANAFKKKCENKSLQATDFSKKLSERLPQYKGRWQSSLKEQIKDLPDFEQVSRQVQRHLKKCEF, from the coding sequence ATGATTAAGCCAGGAGAAATACAACAGAAAGCACGAGAAGCAGGCGTTCGGGACCAACAGATTGAAAAGGATTATATCCTATCATGGCTACTGTTTGGCATTTCTAAACACAAACAACTTTCAAAAGAAATTGTTTTTAAAGGTGGCACAGTCTTGAAAAAGGTATATTTCAAAGATTACAGATTTTCAGAAGATCTCGATTTTACACTGCTCAAAAATGAAATTCATAATGGGCAAATTTTTGAATGGTTCAATGAAATGTTTGAATTTCAAAAAGAAGAAGCCAACCTTACTTTTGAAATTATTGACAATAATGAACACGAAGACGGTGGTATAAATTTCTACATCAGCTATGTTGGCCCGCTCGGTGGACAAGGTAATCATAAACGAGCAAAAGTTGATATTTCCCGCAGTGAAGTAATGGTTTTTGCCCCTGTAAAGAAAAGCGTTTTTATTGACTATACCGATTTAGAAGATCATGAACTATTGTGTTACCCGCTGGAAGAAATATTAGTGGAGAAAATGCGCTCAGTAATGCAGAGAATGCAGGCAAGGGATTTTTATGACATCTGGTATTTGCTGGAAGAGCACGGAATGGAGGTTGATTTTTATGCAAATGCGTTTAAAAAGAAATGTGAAAACAAAAGTTTACAAGCTACAGATTTTTCTAAAAAACTTTCCGAACGATTACCTCAATACAAAGGTCGGTGGCAAAGTTCTTTAAAGGAACAGATTAAAGATTTACCTGACTTTGAGCAAGTAAGTCGGCAAGTTCAAAGACATCTAAAAAAATGTGAATTCTGA